In Megalobrama amblycephala isolate DHTTF-2021 linkage group LG21, ASM1881202v1, whole genome shotgun sequence, the genomic stretch cttaaggaacatattaaaataatgactcctttaatatgtaaaaaagcAGCTCAGATGTTCTGCCTAATTTTGTGTTTTAAGTtaatcatacaggtttagaacaacttgaaggtgagtaaatgatgacagaatctttATTTAACGCTGTTAACTAGTCCCTGAACCACTGAGACCCGTCTGAGTCTGAATCAGGCCTTTTTCAGTATTGGTGTCTCCGGGATGCGGCGGGTAAAAATATCTGCgatcaacatattttgattACTGAAGTGGAACATTCCAGAAATTCCCTTCCGCAAACTCACAAGGACGAAAAATTCTGGAGCGTTTTACAGAACACAGTCGCCCGATGACAAACAAACTGCGTTCGGCTACACAGACACGAGAGACATTTATTAGCAGCAGGAGTTTTATTGAAATATCAAACAGTTCTGCATTCAGTGACGTTAAGTTCATTAATTGTTTTACAGTCACTCATTGAGATGATTTGTACCTCTGGCGGGTTTAAGATGCCCGGGCCTGAAGAACTTCAGTCCAGATCACTCACCATATTTGGTATCGTCTATGAGTTTTGTGTTTTGCTCTCACATGATCTTTTCAACACTGTTTCTCTTTGTGTTTGAGCAGAGAGACGATTCTGTCGGCTGGAAGTAAACTGAAGCTACAAGCCTGTAAAATAAAGTTCAGCTCCCGCCTGCCTTTGGAGGAAAACATGTATGTCTTTGCATCACTGTGTTGTTTTGTGCGAGTGCTGGAACAGGATTGTCAAACTCTGTCCACATCACTCAGTGTTATTGCTCTTTTACAACTCAGATAGTGTGGAACTGTTTGTGCGTGAGATATTAAGATCACGAGCCATACTGTACTGGTTTCAGAGGGTTTTTAGGCAGTTTAACAGGCTCTTAAGTGCATGTGCGCTACCAGTcaaaagtgtgtttttgttgaATAATTAGGGTAGGTTGTTTTTAGTTTCTTCTGTTCAGCAAGGTTGCATTTCTTTgatcaaaactacagtaaaaatagtgaaatattattccaatgtaaaatagctgttttctatgtgaatatataataaagtgtaatttattcctgtgatcaaagctgaattttcagcatcattactccagtcttcagtgtcacatgatccttcagaaatcattctgatatgatgatttgctgctcaagaaacatttatgattattatcaatgttattcaaaagtttggagtgagaaaaaatacttttattcatcaaattgattaaaagtagcagtaaagacatttagaatgttacaaaagattccaTTTTAGTTCATCATGGAATcttgaaaacaaaatgtatcacagtttctacaaaaacacgaactgttttcaacattgatgataataagaaccattattaataattgagcagcaaatcagcatgttagaatgatttctgaaggatcacgtgacactgaagacatgaaaaattcagctttgcatcacatgaataaattacattttaaaatatatccacatagaaaacagctatttgaaattgtaataatatttcactgtttttgttgtagtgagcagaagagacttttattccaaaacattaaaaaatcttaccaaccccaaacttttgacaggtatataattatatacactcataaatatacataattcagtgtttttattattatagtgTCAGATTCAGGCTTTCTCAGCTATGATCTATTGTCTAATAATGTGTTTTCCTCTGGTTCGGTGATTCCCAGTATTGTGAGATTGTGTGTTTCTTTTCAAAACATGTAATTTGGCTCctgctgacacacacacacacacacacacacacactaatgtgCACGTATGCCATAATCGCAGTGCTGACAGATCTGGGATGTTCTGAGTTTTAAAGTGGCATGGTCAGTGGTGTTTAGTTTGGACGAGTTTGAAAATCTGTCACAACACAACAAGTTTATAATTTACTTCCTTATGTTTgtccaaaaaggacaaaaaaacaacaacaaagaccGCAtgttgtgcactatattcctaGTCTTCTCCCCTTTGCAGCTCTCAAAACATGGTTTCAGTGGTGCTGTTGAGACATCTAACGGTGCAATATTAGATTTAAGTATTGTAGCTGACCAtgctgcgtttatttgatcaaaaatacagtaaaaatagtgaaatatttttacaatttaaatgaaatgttttctattgtaatataatgtaaaattgaatttattcctgtgatcaaagctgaattttcagcatcattactccagtcttcagtgtcacatgatccttcagaaatcattctaatatgctgatttgctgcttaattattattggtgctcaattattaataatgattcTTATGTTAAAATTTTTTTGCAAATAATAGATCATTTATTTAGCACAAACCATGCAAAATACCCACTTCAGTTTAATATTTAgagttaaatgtttgctcatcTAGTCATAGCGAAGCTTGCTTTAGCAAACACAGTTTATTTCTTGAAATTCTAACACAAAAGTCCATGCATTTCCAAGGAATCGAGAACACGACCTCGGTTCTAGCAACACCAAGAATGCATGAAGTGGCTTTGGATAAATGTGCATGAATGAAAGCGGTCAGTCTTGATGCAGAATAAGAAATTTATTTCATAACAGTTACAaagaacaaaatatttaaaagcatttttatcttacATAAGCTGTACAGAGATGGCATGTATTTGACTCTAAATGATTCCGGAATAGATGCTAGAAGTATTAAATAGAAAACTGGAAAACAAAAAGACAATTAAAATTGatggaaaaatatgaaatattccATTTATCTACTGTACAAAAACAACTTGAAAATGGAATCCGTTCTATTGTACCCTGATACATCGTTTAGGCCTCTTGCGcgtttaaaaagtattttacaaAAGAATCCGATGGCCTCGCCATCTCACAATAGCTAAAGTCTTGGCCTCTTTGGTTCCATAATTCGGTATAATACATTTGAACAGCATTCATTTGCTtctataaaaataacttttctttttttcaatggcaggtttttttttcctttactaATAATGCAACTTCAGTGCAAACATTGTAACAACCATCCGCTCGGAAAGTTTACATTTCAAGTATTGAAAAGAGTTCATAACAAGTATCTAGTGTGGGTCATCTGGTGTAGGTCACTACTATACATTGCATAGCTTGTGTGGCACTTATTTCAGAAGAATTGTGAACCTCGTGGTACCTTCGAAGGCAAGTGCTTTATATTGTGCATTCTCGATATTTTTTGCAAGTGCTATGCTGCACTATGAGATCGCTCGATTCACTTGTGTTTTAGAGGAGTGTGTGCCGTTTGCTCCACACGCTGTTCCGTGTTTCTTCGGCTTGTTGCATGAGTAATCAGGCTCCCGAGACATCACGAGACACGCCTCATGATTTATGAATGGACCTCGTGTCTGTCGAGAAACCCAAAAAGTTTTGCTCTTTGCAGATGTTCGTTGAAGTTCAAGATGGATGCTCTCGGATGGATTGGTTGTCACTCGATGTACTCGTTGTGGGAAGTGCTGACGTTGTTTTGAGAAGATGGTCAGTGCTTTTTGATTCAGTTCTGGGCAGGTACATggatataaatgtctttaagatCACCTCTCCTCCGTCTTTCAGTTTGTTCCATTTTTTCAAGAGAGCTAAACCTGGGGAAAAGACGTTCCCGTCGCTCTGATGTGAAAGCTGAGAGTATCGTACAAACTAAATCACTCGATGGTTAAAGAACATAAATATATGTACAAAGATGCTGGAAGAGTTGGggtgtgtgtttgaatgtggACGTGTGAGCATGGATAAAAGTGCGGTCACATTTATCGGTGCTCTGCGAAATTTCACAGATTTCGCTCATGTTCATCTCTACGCTATTGAAAATGGACGGTTGACCTTTTTTTTGCACATGATGTTTAGCTgaaatgtgaccgcaccttaaagagttagttcacccaaaaatgacagttctgtcatcatttactcccccttgtgtcgttccaaagacttccgttcatcttcgaaacacaaatgaagatatttttgatgaaatctgagagatttctgtccctccactgacagtctacaaaaaagttcataaagagatcgtaaaattaatccatatgaattgagcggtttagtccaaatttccTGATGAGatttgatcgctttatatgatgaacagatttaatttagacttttattcacatataaacattaaacaacGGACATATCAGTTgcggtaaacggaagctcaagcatgttcatgtgacgtgcaagaaccaatgaggttcatacgcgcgttacgcatcacgtttgagatTCAgtgagagccaatgaggttcatacccgcgttacgcatcacgtttgagatTCAgtgagagccaatgaggttcatacgcgcgttacgcatcacgtttgagatTCATtgagagccaatgaggttcatacgcgcgttacgcatcacgtttgagatTCATtgagagccaatgaggttcatacgggtgttacgcatcacgtttgagatTCAgtgagagccaatgaggttcatacgtgcgttacgcatcacgtttgagcttcagtgagagccaatgaggttcatacgcgcgttacgcatcacgtttgagcttcattgagagccaatgaggttcatacgcgcgttacgcatcacgtttgagatTCAgtgagagccaatgaggttcatacgcgcgttacgcatcacgtttgagcttcagtgagagccaatgaggttcatacgcgcgttacgcatcacgtttgagcttcagtgagagccaatgaggttcatacgcgcgttacgcatcacgtttgagcttcagtgagagccaatgaggttcatacgcgcgttacgcatcacgtttgagatTCATtgagagccaatgaggttcatacgggcgttacgcatcacgtttgagcttcattgagagccaatgaggttcatacgtgcgttacgcatcacgtttgagatTCAgtgagagccaatgaggttcatacgcgcgttacgcatcacgtttgagcttcagtgagagccaatgaggttcatacgcgcgttacgcatcacgtttgagatTCAgtgagagccaatgaggttcatacgggcgttacgcatcacgtttgagcttcattgagagccaatgaggttcatacgcgcgttacgcatcacgtttgagatTCAgtgagagccaatgaggttcatacgcgcgttacgcatcacgtttgagatTCAgtgagagccaatgaggttcatacgggcgttacgcatcacgtttgagcttcattgagagccaatgaggttcatacgcgcgttacgcatcacgtttgagatTCAgtgagagccaatgaggttcatacgcgcgttacgcatcacgtttgagatTCATtgagagccaatgaggttcatacgggcgttacgcatcacgtttgagcttcattgagagccaatgaggttcatacgcgcgttacgcatcacgtttgagcttcagtgagagccaatgaggttcatacgcgcgttacgcatcacgtttgagatTCAgtgagagccaatgaggttcatacGCGGGTTatgcatcacgtttgagcttctgcaagaaccaatgaggttcattctcgtgttacgcatcacttttgagcttctgcaagaaccaatgaggttcattctcgtgttacgcatcacttttgagcttctgcaagaaccaatgaggttcattcttgtgttacgcatcatgtttgagaTTCAAcgagagccaatgaggttcattctcgtgttacgcatcacgtttgagcttcctcaagaaccaatgaggttcatacGCAGGTTACGcgtcacgtttgagcttcagtgagagccaatgaggttcatacgcgggttacgcatcacatttgagcttctgcaagaaccaatgaggttcattcttgtgttacatcacgtttgagcttccgcaagaaccaatgaggttcattcttgtgttacgcatcatgtttgatattcagcaagaaccaatgaggttcattctagtCTTTATCGaattctttatgaactttttgaagcgtcaaagtttcagttgcgtTGAGTAGGTGTCAGATTTCATCTCtcaagctctcagatttcatcaaaaatatcttcatttgtgtttcgaagatgaatgaaagtcttgaAACGTCACGAGGGggagcaattaatgacagaattttcatttttggttgaactaaccctttaagtcataaATATTACTTTCTTACTATGATATTTTAGTAGCTTTTGGAATATTTTCAGGTCCGTGTTTTCTCAAGCGCAGCCGCACTCCTCGACGATCATGTTGGGCACGTCCCGTTTCACGATGTTGTATTCGTCGTCGAAGTACAGCATGGACATGGTGCTCAGTTTGGTCGGGATGCAGCAGGAGTTCATGGATCCTGGACTCATTCCCCGCATGCGGTATTGGTTCACCACGGCGGTGTGGAAAGACGAAGCCGATCCGGGAACCCCGGCCATGTACGCGGGACAGTTCCCTTCACAATAATTCCCAAAGTACCCTGACGGGGCGATGATCCAATCGTTCCAGCCGATGAGGCGGAAATCGATGTAAAACTGTTGGCGGCAACACAAGCTACTGCTGCCGTCGCATTCCAGGCCTCGTTTGCGGATGCGGTGTTTGTTGTCCGCCGCTCGCGCTTGCACGACCAGGAAGGGGCGGTGAGACTCGTCGGCCGTGTTGACTAAAATAGGCACGATGCCCATCTTGTCGCACCCCTCGCACCGAACGTCCAGGTTCTGCCGGCGATCGCCCTTGGAGAAAACCATCTGCACGGCGTCCGTCAATGGAAAAGTGTGCCAGCCGCTGCGTTTAAGATCCACACGTTTCTCCACCAAGTTCCACTTGCTCCCGACACCCGGTTCCTGCGAGTAAACCTTGACCGTGATCTTCCTCCGAGAGCCCTTCTCCAAAATATTAGGCAGAATTTTGAAGTACAACCACAGGTTGGCCTGGGACACGTGCAGGTTCTGGTTGCCCTCGTTGGAGATCACAAAAAACAGGCTGGTCTTGGAGGTCAGCGACTCGTCTGTGGGATCAAGAGAGGAGAAAAGAGGTCAGCTCAGTGCATTTCATCAACTGTTACTCAACTGAACCTGGTGAACTGAAAGCCTATAGGATAAAGCCTCGCGGCGGACTGAAGACTCCGGACATTAACATTCAGAGAGGCCAGCGAATCTCTAATGCCGATGTGAATGGCCTCCCAAAGTGGGACCACTTCAACCTAAAGACATTAAATTGTGTTCGTTCTGATGagattctcattactgtaatatagttaattgattttttaaataaaatacattattcttttcacattacagtaatgtttacagtaataataatgtCTCTTTTTTCCTGCAAATAGGTTTcattttgtgcaaaataaaaaataaaaatctctgaTTTTAAGGTTAGGATTGTTATATTTTATAGGGGAGAAATGGGCTTGCTTAACTTCTCATATaaataatatcacaataatTACATCTCTTTTTTTGTCCTATAAATGGGTTTTCGAAGGTTTCATGAGATTCATCCATCTTATTCTATTAaagcataaattaaatttaaattagcATAAGTTTAGCAAAAATATATCAGAGAATTGCACTTGATTgtcattaaaatacaaaaatccattaaaatactacttttttttttttttgcagaacaTAATACATCAATTTGTTATGTCTAATTTTAAGATAAAATATGTTCTTGaaaccttttattttattaaacctAAAATTCAGCATAAATTAACGGCAGAACAACACTTTGCCATTTAAATTATGCaatttaataatgataatgagaATAAATgtcaatgcaaaaaaataataataatttttgttttataaataagCTTTATTTTGACCAGAATATAATAGAAATTTGTGcatagaaattattttttatttctgattttgaggtaaaatatgACCCGCACATATTCTTGaaaccttttattttattaaacctaaaattaaacttaaattcAGCATAAATTAACGGCAGAACAACACTTTGCCATTTAAATTATGCaatttaataatgataatgagaATAAATGtcaatgcaaaaaataataataatttttttcctaTAAATAAGCTTAATTTTGTCCAGAATATAATAAAAGTTTGTGcatagaaattattttttatttctgattttgaggtaaaatatgACACAAACATGTTCTTGaaaccttttattttattaaacctaaaattaaacttaaattcAGCATAAATTAACGGCAGAACAACACTTTGCCATTTAAATTATGCAATTTAATAATGGGAATGAGAATAAATGtcaatgcaaaaaataataataatttttttcctaTAAATAAGCTTAATTTTGTCCAGAATATAATAAAAGTTTGTGcatagaaattattttttatttctgattttgaggtaaaatatgACACAAACATGTTCTTGaaaccttttattttattaaacctaaaattaaacttaaattcAGCATAAATTAATGGCAGAACAATACTTTGCCATTTAAATGATGCAATTTAATAATGGGAATGAGAATAAAtgtcaatgcaaaaaaaaaaaaaaaaattttgtccTATAAATaagcttaattttcagcataaaaTAGATATTTGtgcaaagaaattatttttatatttctgattttgaagtaaaatatgACACAAACATGTTCTTGAAAGATTTCATgagattcattttattttattaaaccttaaattaaacttaatttaaattaaatgcagaacaaaaatattactaagattgcaatttaaataatttttgacCAATAAATAAGCTTCATTTTGTGTAGAATCTATTTTTTTATGACTGGAACATGTTCTTGATTGGTTCCATTagaaactttttattttatcaaaccTTAAATGAAACTTAAATTCAGCATAAATTAAAGGCAGGTCAAAAAATACCACTATGACGtataataatgcaaataaatgtcaACAACAAAATGCTTAACTTTGTGctgaatattattttaataatcattctCCTGATTCTAAGGTGAAATATGAGCTGAACATGAGGTTTTTTGATCTCAGTGGTTAAAGTGTGTGTTCTCTGTGTCTCGTTCTGGGGTCCGATCCAGTGCGGCCGGGGGTCTGGATGAAGATGACAGGACCGAGAGAGCTTATGAGAGCACAACACAACCCTGCAAAGACTTCCCAGCGAAAGCTGCTGAGCCGCAGAGAGCGCACAATGAGCAGCGTGACGTCACAGGAAACGCATCACAGGAGTCGACATACAGCGGTACAGTGAGAGCGCGATCAAGCACATCCCTCTGACAGTCACAAAAGCAGCACATTTACATGATACTGAATGCTTCTGGTGACACCAAATCTctcaaaattaatcaaaatctATTATTTGATATCTGAACTAACTCATCCCATGCACATCATTTTGTCATGTGATTTCTCAACTGTTTCTCATGCACGTTTATGTGATAGTGATGCTTGATTTAGCAAACAAACTAACATGACAGTTTTCTGTTTTCTCTCTCCCGTTTTTTCCCACTACAGACTCCAACATAAAACAAGAAATATGATGTTTCCGCTGCTCTGGGAGCATTAATAAATCTGAGCCTTCGGGAATTTGGTCCGCAAAACACACATAAAagagaaatgtttaaaaataaatcgaAAAATATTCTGCATATGTCATGAgttatgtgtgcatgtgtatattTGTGTAGATGAAGCGCGCAGCTGTGCCAAAAGAGCGAGTGAGCGATGTGTGCCGGTCACATGGGCGGCTCGCAGGCTTCTGATTGGATAATCACATTTGGTTTGAGTACAGCTCTGTAactcatttaaatgtaaactcTGTCTGGCTGAATTAGAGGTAATATTTCATGAAGACTTTCATTAGTAACAATAACAAACAATATTACACTATATGATGTTCCTGGGaacatgttcatttttgggtgaactatgtgGCACACGCAGTGAAGTATTTATATGgcacttttcacaataaatTATTCTGAAGCAGCTTTGCTGAAAATAAGGAAGATCTTAATAATGTGTGAtgatatagtttacattttgcgATGATAAAagttgagatttgctatatagtAGGCATATATAATGCTttaagtatactgtatgtacgtAAATGAAGTTGGATATACTTATATCTCTCACTGCTCACTTATATACGACCTCTGAAGGGTCATAGGGCTGAAGCCTATCCCAGTATCCAGGGAAAACATCTGAAATTGAACCAAGCTAATGTAAGAATATCACTAACACTGATGAATAAAGAGTATAAAGTAAGGCTATTAAATAGCAGTCCCAaactagtttttgttaatacaaTAAAGTTAGTTGGTAATGAGCCACCACAGTCctcaaaaacatgacaaagagtgaaaatgaaGTGGTATTTTGgttaagtttttaaaaataaactacatttaacaTGGTTAATACACAAAACTAACTTGAACTGATAATTACTGAAACTGGTTTGCAATACATCAATAAATCAATTTTaaagataattgcaactttttatttcacaatactgatttttttctctcacaacTGCggtatataaagtcagaattgcggtatataaagtcagaattgcgcgttataaactcaaaattgtgagttataaactcaaaattgtgagttataaagtcagaattgcgagttataaagtcggaattgcgagttataaagtcagaattgtgatataaagtcggaattgcgagttataaagtcagaattgcgagatataaagt encodes the following:
- the LOC125256547 gene encoding inhibin beta B chain; protein product: MKSLMFEALCFVSFLTSIRCTPAPDTEAQSISPSCASCGLSQTDGPTRVDVEFLEAVKRHILSRLQMRDRPNITHPVPKAAMVTALKKLHAGKVREDGRVEIPNLDGHAASVNEVEEEASEIISFAETDESLTSKTSLFFVISNEGNQNLHVSQANLWLYFKILPNILEKGSRRKITVKVYSQEPGVGSKWNLVEKRVDLKRSGWHTFPLTDAVQMVFSKGDRRQNLDVRCEGCDKMGIVPILVNTADESHRPFLVVQARAADNKHRIRKRGLECDGSSSLCCRQQFYIDFRLIGWNDWIIAPSGYFGNYCEGNCPAYMAGVPGSASSFHTAVVNQYRMRGMSPGSMNSCCIPTKLSTMSMLYFDDEYNIVKRDVPNMIVEECGCA